One genomic window of Corynebacterium pseudotuberculosis includes the following:
- the nrdI gene encoding class Ib ribonucleoside-diphosphate reductase assembly flavoprotein NrdI, translating to MSPEGPAVIYFSSVSENTKRFVEKTKLPAQRIGLRVKDDPIHASAPFVLITPTYGGGDLAKAVPKQVIKFLNIPENRELLRGVITSGNRNFGPAFCFAGTTIAHKCDVPELYRFELLGTAVDAEYVRTAVLRALEKAPAHA from the coding sequence ATGTCCCCTGAGGGACCCGCCGTGATCTATTTTTCCTCAGTCTCGGAAAACACAAAGCGGTTTGTTGAGAAAACAAAGTTACCTGCACAGCGCATCGGCCTAAGAGTCAAAGATGATCCCATCCACGCCTCCGCCCCCTTTGTCCTCATCACCCCGACATACGGTGGTGGCGACTTAGCCAAGGCCGTGCCCAAACAAGTAATCAAGTTTCTCAATATCCCAGAAAATCGGGAGCTATTAAGAGGTGTTATCACCTCCGGAAACCGCAATTTTGGTCCAGCATTCTGCTTTGCCGGAACCACCATTGCCCATAAATGCGATGTGCCCGAGCTCTATCGATTTGAGCTGTTAGGAACAGCAGTCGACGCAGAATATGTGCGCACTGCGGTCCTGCGTGCGCTAGAAAAAGCGCCCGCACACGCATAA
- a CDS encoding sterol carrier family protein produces the protein MAPRSIDPAETRAAVLAVAQWIVDPQLAPEPSRASLAKAVRLSVRTLGQIAPGNSVEVRVPPFAAVQCVEGPRHTRGTPPNVVEMSPRTWLRVAVGLEPLSGNPAVDASGTRVGEMEKWLPLVTLPTSLG, from the coding sequence ATGGCACCACGCAGTATCGATCCCGCAGAAACCCGCGCGGCAGTCCTGGCAGTCGCGCAGTGGATAGTGGACCCCCAACTTGCCCCCGAGCCTTCGCGGGCGTCCTTAGCTAAGGCCGTAAGGCTTAGCGTCCGCACCCTGGGGCAGATCGCGCCGGGCAACTCGGTGGAGGTGCGGGTGCCGCCGTTTGCTGCAGTGCAATGTGTGGAAGGGCCTAGGCATACGAGAGGGACGCCGCCGAACGTCGTGGAGATGTCTCCGCGCACATGGTTGAGGGTGGCGGTGGGGCTGGAACCGCTATCTGGGAACCCCGCTGTCGACGCTTCAGGGACCCGGGTGGGCGAGATGGAAAAATGGTTGCCGCTTGTGACCCTGCCAACATCGTTAGGATAA
- the purF gene encoding amidophosphoribosyltransferase: MAQFDRHCNDYFPHSTTSPTQPDQGRRILDLNDHGEQSPREECGVFGVWAPGEEVSKLTYFGLFALQHRGQEAAGIAVGNGDQVVVFKDLGLVSQVFDEQTLESLSGDIAIGHTRYSTAGGVMWENSQPMFRVAPDGTDVALCHNGNLVNYLELMAEAGELGLVKPESAPSDSDVMTALLAYGIAQGRDLMDSARELLPRMRGAFCLTFTDGKTMYAARDPWGVRPLALGRLNNGWVVASETCALDIVGASFVREIEPGELVAIDGSGVHSERFAQPQRKTCVFEYVYLARPDSTIHSRNVNATRLEIGRRLARESPTEGDLVIPVPESGNPAAVGYAQESGIPFGQGLVKNAYVGRTFIQPSQTLRQLGIRLKLNPLREVIQGKRLIVVDDSIVRGNTQRALIRMLREAGAAEVHVRIASPPVKWPCFYGIDFASPGELIANAVTGDNESEIVQSVCSALGADSLGYVSAEQMVGATKQPRNELCCACFDGNYPIGMPEGNKNAELVSAMKRSSCASID, from the coding sequence GTGGCACAATTTGACCGTCATTGTAACGATTACTTTCCACACTCAACTACTAGCCCGACGCAACCTGATCAAGGGCGTCGAATTTTAGACCTCAACGATCACGGCGAGCAGTCCCCCCGCGAAGAATGCGGCGTATTTGGTGTCTGGGCGCCCGGCGAGGAAGTTTCTAAACTCACTTACTTTGGCCTTTTTGCACTTCAGCACCGAGGGCAAGAAGCTGCCGGTATTGCCGTAGGCAATGGTGACCAAGTGGTGGTATTCAAAGATTTGGGCCTGGTGTCGCAAGTTTTTGATGAGCAAACGCTGGAATCCCTCAGTGGTGACATAGCTATTGGGCATACGCGTTATTCCACTGCTGGTGGAGTGATGTGGGAGAACTCTCAACCCATGTTCCGCGTTGCCCCTGATGGAACAGACGTAGCTCTGTGCCATAACGGTAACCTTGTGAATTATCTTGAGCTCATGGCGGAAGCAGGAGAGCTCGGTTTGGTAAAACCGGAGAGCGCTCCTTCTGATTCCGATGTTATGACTGCTCTTCTGGCTTATGGCATTGCTCAGGGGCGCGATCTGATGGACTCGGCGCGTGAGCTTTTGCCCAGGATGCGTGGGGCGTTTTGCTTGACGTTTACCGATGGAAAAACCATGTATGCCGCCCGAGACCCGTGGGGAGTTCGTCCCTTGGCGCTTGGGAGGTTAAACAATGGGTGGGTTGTGGCTTCTGAGACATGCGCCCTAGACATTGTTGGCGCCTCCTTTGTCCGAGAGATAGAGCCAGGTGAGTTGGTTGCCATCGATGGTTCCGGGGTGCACAGTGAGCGTTTTGCTCAGCCGCAGCGCAAGACGTGTGTATTTGAGTACGTTTATCTAGCTAGACCGGATTCCACGATTCACTCGCGTAACGTCAACGCCACGCGCCTGGAGATTGGGCGCAGGCTTGCTCGTGAGTCTCCCACTGAGGGGGATTTGGTGATCCCAGTGCCAGAATCTGGAAACCCCGCTGCGGTGGGCTATGCGCAAGAATCTGGGATTCCTTTTGGGCAGGGGCTAGTGAAGAACGCCTATGTAGGTCGAACCTTCATCCAGCCCTCGCAAACCCTGCGTCAACTGGGTATCCGGTTAAAGCTCAACCCGTTGCGTGAGGTTATCCAGGGCAAGCGATTGATCGTCGTCGATGATTCGATCGTGCGCGGTAATACCCAGCGGGCCCTTATCCGAATGCTGCGTGAAGCAGGCGCGGCTGAGGTACACGTCCGTATTGCCTCGCCACCGGTGAAGTGGCCTTGCTTCTATGGCATTGACTTTGCTAGTCCCGGTGAGCTTATTGCTAACGCCGTTACTGGCGATAATGAATCGGAAATTGTTCAATCCGTGTGCTCTGCGCTTGGTGCGGATTCGCTGGGGTATGTTTCTGCGGAGCAAATGGTGGGTGCGACTAAGCAACCGCGAAATGAGCTGTGCTGTGCATGCTTTGACGGCAATTATCCCATCGGCATGCCTGAGGGAAATAAGAACGCTGAATTGGTCTCTGCCATGAAGCGAAGCTCCTGCGCTAGCATTGATTAG
- the purM gene encoding phosphoribosylformylglycinamidine cyclo-ligase, producing MTDPKERVSYAAAGVDIEAGDKAVELFAPLAKKATRPEVRGGLGGFAGLFALGKYREPLLAAGSDGVGTKLAIAQAMDKHDTIGIDLVAMCVDDLVVCGAEPLFLQDYIAIGKVIPEHVAQIVAGIAEGCIQAGCALLGGETAEHPGVMEPGHYDVSATAVGVVEADELLGPDRVRNGDIVIAMASSGLHSNGYSLARHVLLEKAGLPLEGYVEELDRTLGEELLEPTRIYTKDCLALADECEVHTFCHVTGGGLAGNLARVIPEGLTAELTRAYWSPAPIFRLIETVGQVPQEEMEKTFNMGVGMVAVVAPRDRDRALAMLTARHIDAWELGTVRVSAEGEESVVLNGNHPS from the coding sequence ATGACGGATCCCAAAGAACGAGTCTCTTACGCTGCGGCTGGCGTGGACATTGAAGCCGGCGATAAAGCTGTCGAGCTCTTTGCCCCCTTGGCAAAGAAAGCAACCCGTCCGGAGGTGCGCGGGGGGCTTGGTGGATTTGCCGGACTCTTTGCCCTTGGCAAATATCGCGAGCCTCTGCTTGCTGCTGGTTCGGATGGCGTAGGCACTAAGCTTGCTATCGCCCAGGCGATGGATAAGCACGACACTATCGGCATTGACTTGGTAGCAATGTGTGTTGATGACTTAGTGGTCTGCGGTGCAGAGCCGCTGTTCCTACAGGACTATATCGCTATTGGGAAGGTAATTCCTGAGCACGTTGCGCAAATAGTTGCCGGCATCGCTGAAGGCTGTATCCAAGCGGGATGTGCCTTGCTGGGTGGCGAGACCGCTGAGCATCCAGGCGTCATGGAGCCGGGTCATTACGATGTATCTGCTACCGCCGTGGGCGTTGTGGAAGCAGACGAACTTCTGGGGCCTGACCGGGTGCGTAATGGGGACATCGTTATCGCGATGGCCTCCTCCGGCCTCCACTCCAATGGTTACTCGTTGGCGCGCCACGTGTTGTTGGAAAAGGCGGGACTGCCTCTTGAGGGATACGTGGAAGAGCTAGATCGCACATTAGGTGAGGAACTGCTTGAGCCAACCCGGATTTACACAAAGGACTGCTTAGCGTTAGCTGACGAGTGCGAGGTGCACACCTTCTGTCACGTCACCGGTGGCGGCCTGGCTGGGAACCTTGCGCGTGTTATCCCCGAGGGGCTCACCGCAGAACTTACTCGCGCTTACTGGTCTCCAGCGCCGATCTTCCGCCTCATAGAGACGGTAGGGCAGGTTCCCCAGGAGGAAATGGAGAAGACCTTCAACATGGGTGTGGGCATGGTCGCAGTTGTCGCGCCACGCGATCGCGATCGTGCGCTGGCTATGTTGACCGCTCGGCATATCGACGCATGGGAATTGGGCACCGTACGCGTGAGCGCTGAGGGCGAAGAATCCGTAGTCCTCAACGGAAACCATCCGAGTTAA
- a CDS encoding DUF3073 domain-containing protein has translation MGRGRAKAKQTKVARQLKYNTPNMDLDSLQRELAGKSPNSSDNYENNYSDEYAEDDQYGDYSDWEKK, from the coding sequence ATGGGTCGCGGTCGCGCGAAGGCAAAACAGACCAAGGTTGCACGCCAGCTAAAGTACAACACTCCGAATATGGATCTGGATTCGCTTCAACGAGAGTTAGCTGGGAAGTCCCCTAATTCTAGCGATAACTATGAGAACAACTATTCGGATGAGTATGCAGAGGACGATCAGTACGGGGATTACTCCGACTGGGAGAAAAAGTAG
- the ygfZ gene encoding CAF17-like 4Fe-4S cluster assembly/insertion protein YgfZ, giving the protein MTNFENSNPHDPAYVSPLATWPGAALPQGDDDLPEYSGVAWHYGAPLTEQRIFDTGVGLIDLSHRRVIKVHGPEAGAFLHNLLSQKLSDVPQRLAEKNTATSALDLDAQGRILHQVDILAAQDAEDALYLHLPRAQYETFFAFLTRMIFWSQVKVEPADLAVLTLMGAGVPHFPLPSSDAVVAAAQVPGFTTHRLDILVHRSEIMNTAKDLTLAGAIPTGLMAFTAERVRSQQPVVSLDLDHKSIPHEAPQLIANAVHLNKGCYRGQETVARVENLGRPPRALVIALLDGSAPTTPKPGDPIVSGGRSVGKLGTVVQDYELGPIALAMIKQSALKATNLVVADNVALAIDPDSLPQEDDEKPGRKAINRLKGLSTD; this is encoded by the coding sequence GTGACAAATTTTGAGAACTCTAACCCCCACGATCCCGCATATGTGTCTCCGCTTGCCACTTGGCCGGGTGCGGCGCTCCCCCAAGGCGACGACGATCTCCCCGAATATTCAGGTGTTGCCTGGCATTATGGCGCGCCGCTTACTGAACAACGCATCTTTGACACCGGCGTGGGGCTTATTGATCTTTCCCACCGCCGTGTTATCAAAGTCCACGGCCCGGAGGCCGGTGCCTTCCTGCATAATCTTCTTTCCCAGAAGCTTTCCGACGTCCCCCAGCGCCTAGCAGAAAAAAATACTGCAACCTCGGCTCTGGATCTGGACGCCCAAGGCCGCATCCTCCATCAAGTAGATATCCTCGCGGCACAGGACGCTGAGGACGCGCTCTATCTTCATCTTCCGCGGGCTCAGTACGAGACTTTTTTTGCTTTCCTCACCCGCATGATCTTTTGGTCTCAGGTCAAAGTAGAGCCCGCTGACCTTGCGGTTTTAACTCTCATGGGGGCTGGAGTCCCCCATTTTCCGTTACCAAGCTCAGACGCGGTTGTAGCTGCTGCACAGGTTCCAGGCTTTACCACCCACCGTTTAGATATTCTTGTGCATCGCTCAGAGATCATGAACACCGCTAAAGATCTCACCCTCGCTGGCGCTATCCCCACTGGGCTTATGGCTTTTACAGCAGAGCGAGTTCGAAGCCAACAGCCTGTTGTGTCCCTTGATCTGGATCATAAATCTATTCCCCACGAGGCTCCCCAGCTCATCGCAAACGCCGTACACCTGAACAAAGGGTGTTATCGCGGGCAGGAAACGGTAGCCAGGGTGGAAAATCTTGGACGCCCACCTCGCGCGTTAGTGATCGCGCTTCTCGACGGCTCCGCCCCGACCACCCCCAAGCCGGGAGATCCGATTGTCTCTGGAGGCAGGAGCGTCGGCAAGCTTGGCACGGTAGTCCAGGACTATGAGCTAGGCCCGATAGCCCTAGCAATGATCAAGCAGAGCGCACTGAAAGCCACCAATCTAGTGGTCGCGGATAACGTGGCCCTTGCCATAGATCCAGATTCGCTTCCCCAAGAGGATGATGAAAAACCTGGGAGAAAAGCTATCAATAGATTAAAGGGACTTTCTACCGATTAA
- a CDS encoding aminodeoxychorismate lyase: MASSSSDQDHRCDRHEPRKSEPIILAVEPYGGSVRTHSPLLPLVYWDDAVVTRGDGVFETLLLREGKACNVERHAQRFMASAKLLDLPEPNIEDWLHATTMAIEQWFAQNSCDAKCVWTYTRGRASTGHPSAWLTITEVDENVVQQRAEGVRVMTSPRGYHVDSTSVPWLILGAKTLNYASTMAALRWARANGFDDVIFTEGDRILEGATSTVITVRDKKIRTPYPGGDILPGTTQAALFEQARAAGWNCKTKDLDLEYLTEKADSVWLLSSVRVATRVRRINDVKLARPDNEDEIRELIYSALG, encoded by the coding sequence ATGGCTTCCAGCTCATCAGATCAAGATCATCGGTGCGATCGACACGAACCGAGGAAATCTGAACCTATAATCCTTGCGGTAGAACCCTATGGCGGGTCAGTGCGCACGCATAGCCCGTTGCTGCCCTTGGTCTATTGGGACGATGCCGTGGTCACCCGTGGGGATGGCGTCTTTGAAACTCTTCTCTTGCGCGAGGGGAAGGCCTGCAATGTTGAAAGACACGCGCAACGCTTTATGGCTTCCGCAAAGCTGCTGGATCTGCCGGAGCCCAACATTGAGGATTGGCTGCACGCCACCACCATGGCGATTGAACAGTGGTTTGCACAGAACTCGTGCGACGCTAAATGCGTGTGGACGTACACCCGTGGGCGTGCGTCCACAGGCCATCCCTCTGCGTGGCTAACGATTACCGAGGTCGATGAGAACGTAGTACAACAACGTGCCGAAGGCGTGCGTGTGATGACGAGCCCTCGGGGATATCACGTGGACTCCACCTCGGTCCCCTGGCTGATTCTTGGGGCTAAGACCCTCAATTATGCGTCCACCATGGCGGCCTTGCGGTGGGCACGCGCAAACGGATTTGATGACGTCATTTTCACCGAGGGGGACCGCATCTTGGAAGGTGCGACGTCGACCGTGATCACGGTTCGGGATAAGAAGATACGCACGCCCTATCCCGGTGGAGATATCCTGCCAGGAACAACTCAAGCAGCGCTTTTTGAACAAGCTCGCGCAGCCGGGTGGAACTGTAAAACCAAGGATCTGGACCTGGAGTATCTCACTGAGAAAGCCGATAGCGTATGGCTCCTGAGCTCAGTGCGCGTTGCCACCCGGGTGCGTCGCATTAATGATGTAAAGCTGGCGCGTCCGGATAATGAGGATGAAATCCGCGAGCTTATCTATTCAGCTTTGGGCTAG
- a CDS encoding FABP family protein: MSDDQNNVDAPALSGNDAVNRAAEQWKESALRNIPAFGDLPIPDDTANLREGPNLHDGLLALLPLVGVWRGTGRADTAEGGQYSFGQQITFAHDGENYLTYESRIWKLDQDGNHVGLDQRESGFWRISLKDEIEVVLTHSTGVVEVLYGEPMNERAWQIESASTMVTATGPASLGPGKRLYGLMPNNNLGWVDERMVDGELRPRMSAELSRVIG, from the coding sequence ATGAGCGACGATCAAAACAACGTAGATGCTCCTGCGCTAAGCGGGAATGATGCTGTCAACCGCGCTGCGGAACAATGGAAAGAATCCGCCCTGCGCAATATCCCGGCGTTCGGCGATCTTCCCATCCCAGACGACACCGCAAATCTGCGCGAAGGCCCCAACCTCCACGACGGGCTTCTCGCGTTGCTTCCGCTGGTAGGAGTGTGGCGCGGCACAGGCCGAGCAGACACCGCAGAAGGCGGCCAGTATTCTTTTGGGCAACAAATTACCTTTGCCCACGATGGCGAAAACTATCTCACCTATGAGTCCCGCATTTGGAAGCTTGATCAGGACGGCAACCACGTTGGTCTAGACCAACGCGAGTCCGGTTTCTGGCGCATCAGCCTCAAAGATGAGATCGAGGTTGTGCTTACTCACTCCACCGGCGTTGTCGAGGTACTCTATGGCGAGCCCATGAACGAACGCGCCTGGCAAATCGAGTCTGCCTCGACGATGGTTACTGCCACTGGGCCGGCCTCCTTGGGTCCCGGCAAGCGTTTATACGGCCTCATGCCCAACAATAACCTCGGTTGGGTAGACGAGCGCATGGTTGATGGCGAACTCCGTCCTCGGATGTCTGCGGAACTATCCCGCGTCATTGGCTAG
- a CDS encoding diacylglycerol/lipid kinase family protein yields MRALLIANPNSTTQDSALFGAVIPLLRSVEGLVLHAKFTHYQGHATQICAGLSTDDVDVVIAVGGDGTVNEIINGLLGPAESNPRENLPTLAVIPTGSANVFARALGFPPDPIQATEVLVDALEHKKIRNIDLGTWGKSWFAVNAGFGIDADVIVGVERVRKRGAAATPLRYLHAALVAWRRIHRHPPRMRVRAKSRGGELFEHSDLPLLIASNTNPWTFLGPVPVVTNPRNSFDLGLGLFGLTDLSGPGGVAAMAHLVGFGHNRAMKRWFNRRIVRFDDAIDVEITCAEDQSFQADGEFVGKFDGVRLGAVADALKVYAPTHPVKANSMSKLRLAFSFFDPRM; encoded by the coding sequence GTGCGAGCTCTTCTCATAGCTAACCCGAATTCCACCACTCAAGACTCAGCCTTGTTTGGAGCGGTGATTCCCTTGCTGCGCTCTGTGGAAGGTTTGGTGTTGCACGCAAAGTTCACTCACTATCAGGGGCACGCCACGCAAATCTGTGCGGGGCTAAGTACCGATGACGTCGATGTGGTCATCGCTGTTGGCGGTGATGGAACGGTGAATGAGATTATCAATGGGCTGCTAGGACCGGCGGAAAGTAACCCCAGAGAGAACCTTCCCACTCTCGCTGTGATCCCTACAGGCTCAGCCAATGTGTTTGCCCGGGCGCTCGGGTTTCCCCCAGACCCCATTCAGGCTACTGAAGTACTGGTTGATGCGTTGGAGCACAAGAAAATCCGAAACATCGATTTAGGAACATGGGGCAAGTCTTGGTTTGCCGTCAACGCAGGCTTTGGCATTGACGCGGATGTAATCGTGGGCGTCGAGCGCGTGCGCAAGCGAGGTGCCGCAGCCACACCGCTGCGCTACCTCCACGCGGCACTAGTAGCATGGCGACGCATACATCGGCATCCCCCTCGGATGCGCGTCCGGGCGAAAAGTCGCGGAGGCGAGCTTTTTGAGCACTCTGATCTGCCGCTTCTTATTGCTTCTAACACCAACCCCTGGACCTTTCTAGGACCCGTCCCCGTGGTGACCAACCCCAGGAATTCTTTTGACCTAGGGCTGGGGTTATTTGGGTTGACCGATTTATCGGGGCCAGGTGGTGTGGCCGCCATGGCGCATCTTGTGGGTTTTGGGCATAACCGTGCGATGAAACGCTGGTTTAATCGCCGTATCGTGCGTTTTGATGACGCCATAGACGTGGAAATCACATGTGCAGAGGATCAAAGTTTTCAGGCAGACGGGGAGTTTGTAGGAAAATTCGATGGTGTTCGCCTAGGCGCTGTGGCTGACGCTCTCAAAGTTTATGCGCCGACTCATCCGGTAAAAGCCAACTCGATGTCTAAGCTTCGGCTTGCTTTTAGCTTCTTTGATCCTCGTATGTAG
- a CDS encoding LmeA family phospholipid-binding protein, whose translation MRITTRSRLSTVVWAGIALMSLIVALWGVDSAIAARAEHRISHDVRNNAHLDQNPSVYLGGFPYVGALLSGKVPGLGVSVSDVEVNDFGLLTTTAQVTDIELNRSQLFSGDVEGTHAQLLTRTVGFDAVAVGKQLDILDLDLSNPYDVSPAGTNSSEVQLRGTPDGFSKPVTVIATMRLEGPTFKLTPTTVVDRGESDLDDPAIFRAFTWTLNTKTLPINAQASYVYLAGGSIRFEAQERNVTLRLEDLAPVRSASNKVVVD comes from the coding sequence GTGAGAATTACAACCCGGTCTCGGCTTTCCACCGTTGTTTGGGCAGGCATTGCTCTTATGTCCCTTATCGTTGCGCTGTGGGGCGTAGATTCTGCAATCGCCGCGCGTGCAGAACACCGAATTTCTCATGACGTTCGCAACAACGCCCATCTAGATCAAAATCCCAGCGTCTATCTTGGAGGGTTTCCTTACGTCGGTGCCTTGCTTTCTGGGAAAGTCCCGGGCCTAGGTGTGAGTGTCTCCGACGTAGAAGTAAACGATTTTGGGCTTCTTACCACTACTGCTCAAGTCACCGACATCGAGCTCAACCGCTCCCAGCTCTTTAGTGGTGACGTAGAAGGAACCCATGCGCAACTGCTAACCCGCACCGTGGGATTTGACGCAGTAGCAGTGGGAAAACAACTCGATATTTTAGATTTAGACCTTTCCAACCCTTACGATGTGTCCCCTGCTGGCACCAACTCCAGCGAGGTACAACTGCGCGGGACGCCAGACGGCTTTAGCAAACCCGTCACCGTAATCGCGACTATGAGGCTTGAGGGTCCAACCTTTAAACTCACGCCTACCACGGTGGTTGACCGAGGAGAGTCCGACTTAGACGATCCCGCTATTTTCCGCGCCTTCACCTGGACTCTTAACACCAAAACACTCCCCATCAACGCGCAGGCCAGTTACGTCTATCTGGCGGGCGGAAGCATCCGCTTTGAGGCACAAGAACGCAACGTTACTTTGCGCCTGGAGGATCTTGCACCTGTCCGTTCTGCGTCTAACAAAGTAGTAGTAGATTAA
- the mshD gene encoding mycothiol synthase, which produces MIFTSTQIPADKQLSQAAIDLVNTAQAADGVAPLAEHLVAGLKNPELEHQHIVVRDASGQLSGLGAYHGEYAEFVVAPEHRNKGIGRALAQKLLDAGIIHFWSHGYLPAAQRIAAGLDLSVSRELLVMAAKRQQLAPESFAPTPEGYRVINLREARESFPDIDAQWLRINNEAFWWHPEQGGWDAERLARAQQTPWFDPEGVLFLITVDSEEPKIAGFHWTKKHGDLEAGADGEVYVVGLADSFRGKKLGGTLVSAGLQYLVQSGAQRIILYVEADNKPALAAYKRLGFSTLEKHVVFSAAEQK; this is translated from the coding sequence ATGATTTTCACATCCACTCAGATTCCCGCAGATAAACAGCTCTCTCAAGCTGCCATAGATCTTGTTAATACTGCCCAAGCTGCTGATGGGGTTGCCCCATTGGCAGAACACCTGGTTGCTGGTTTGAAAAATCCTGAGTTGGAACATCAACACATCGTGGTGCGCGACGCCTCTGGGCAGCTTAGCGGTTTAGGCGCCTATCACGGTGAATACGCAGAGTTTGTTGTGGCGCCTGAACACCGCAATAAGGGGATCGGGCGAGCGCTCGCGCAAAAGCTTCTCGACGCCGGCATCATCCACTTTTGGTCCCATGGCTACCTTCCCGCTGCACAACGAATAGCGGCAGGACTCGATTTGTCTGTTTCCCGTGAGCTGCTGGTCATGGCGGCAAAGAGGCAGCAGCTTGCTCCGGAGTCTTTCGCACCTACCCCTGAGGGATATCGCGTGATTAATCTGCGAGAGGCACGAGAGTCTTTTCCGGATATAGACGCCCAATGGCTGCGTATCAACAACGAGGCGTTTTGGTGGCATCCCGAACAAGGAGGATGGGACGCTGAACGATTAGCTCGTGCCCAGCAGACTCCGTGGTTTGATCCCGAGGGGGTCCTCTTCCTGATCACCGTAGATTCCGAGGAACCTAAGATCGCGGGATTTCATTGGACTAAAAAACATGGCGACCTGGAAGCGGGGGCAGACGGGGAAGTCTACGTGGTAGGACTTGCAGATTCCTTCCGAGGCAAAAAGCTCGGCGGTACTTTGGTTTCCGCAGGGCTGCAATATCTAGTGCAGTCGGGTGCTCAGCGCATCATCTTGTACGTAGAAGCGGATAACAAGCCGGCGCTGGCTGCCTATAAGCGCCTCGGCTTTAGCACTTTAGAGAAACACGTGGTGTTTTCTGCTGCTGAGCAAAAGTGA
- the pstS gene encoding phosphate ABC transporter substrate-binding protein PstS: MNLNLKRSTTALSIVCMGAVALSACSETSSSSGAGASTSEVSGLNKVGGELVGEGASSQQNAMDYFNIKYQEAVSGASLAYTASGSGSGRKNFIAGQVAFGGSDSPLSAEQVEKAKGRCQGNDAWHLPFVIGPVAVAYHLNGVDHLNLSAATVAKIFKGEIKKWNDAAIAQENTGVQLPDSDIKVVYRSDESGTSDNFQKFLKAASPENWSTEGQAFPTAVGSGANGSNGVATEVSNIDGAITYVEAGFAKQQKLGIAAIDFGHGPVQLNPDSVGVALDHLTFKTQGNDMVVDSSALFAMKEKDAYPLILTTYEIVCSAGYDQTTRDRVKDFLSVALNSQDQELADLGYIPVKGTHRDRLEKAVKAIS; encoded by the coding sequence GTGAACCTGAATCTCAAGCGCTCAACTACCGCCCTCAGTATCGTATGTATGGGCGCTGTCGCACTCTCTGCCTGCTCTGAAACCAGCAGCTCCTCCGGGGCAGGAGCCTCCACCAGCGAGGTCTCCGGTCTGAACAAAGTAGGCGGGGAACTCGTGGGAGAGGGAGCCTCCTCACAACAAAACGCGATGGACTATTTCAACATAAAATACCAAGAGGCGGTATCGGGGGCCTCGCTAGCCTATACGGCCTCGGGTTCTGGTTCTGGACGCAAAAACTTCATCGCTGGTCAAGTAGCTTTTGGAGGTTCAGACTCCCCGCTGAGCGCAGAACAAGTGGAAAAAGCAAAGGGCCGATGCCAGGGCAACGACGCATGGCATCTTCCTTTTGTCATCGGACCAGTGGCGGTGGCCTATCACCTCAACGGCGTGGACCATCTCAACCTTTCCGCTGCTACCGTGGCCAAGATTTTTAAAGGCGAGATCAAAAAATGGAATGATGCGGCAATCGCCCAGGAGAACACAGGCGTGCAGCTTCCAGACTCAGACATCAAAGTGGTCTATCGCTCCGACGAGTCTGGAACTTCCGATAATTTCCAAAAATTCCTCAAAGCGGCAAGCCCAGAGAATTGGTCTACAGAGGGTCAGGCTTTCCCCACAGCTGTCGGCTCAGGAGCAAATGGTTCCAATGGCGTAGCCACCGAAGTATCCAACATTGATGGCGCCATTACGTATGTTGAGGCAGGGTTTGCTAAGCAACAGAAGCTAGGAATAGCCGCAATTGATTTTGGCCACGGGCCAGTCCAACTCAATCCCGACTCTGTCGGAGTGGCTCTGGATCACCTGACTTTTAAAACTCAGGGAAACGATATGGTTGTCGATTCCTCAGCGCTGTTTGCCATGAAAGAAAAAGATGCCTATCCGTTGATTCTAACAACTTACGAGATCGTTTGTTCCGCAGGTTATGACCAGACTACTCGTGACAGGGTCAAGGACTTCCTGAGTGTGGCTTTGAACTCCCAAGATCAAGAACTCGCCGACCTGGGTTATATTCCGGTCAAAGGAACTCACCGCGATCGCCTAGAAAAAGCAGTCAAAGCCATCTCCTAA